From one Erinaceus europaeus chromosome 4, mEriEur2.1, whole genome shotgun sequence genomic stretch:
- the ATN1 gene encoding atrophin-1 isoform X1, which yields MKTRQNKDSMSMRSGRKKEAPGPREELRSRGRASPGGVSTSSSDGKAEKSRQTAKKARVEEASTPKVSKQGRSEEISESESEETNAPKKTKTEQELPRPQSPSDLDSLDGRSLNDDGSSDPRDIDQDNRSTSPSIYSPGSVENDSDSSSGLSQGPARPYHPPPLFPPSPPPPDNTNRQPEPGFEPHPSVTTTGYHAPMDPPPSRMFQVPPGAPPTHPQLYPGGAGGGGVLSGPPMGPKGGAAASSVGAPGGGKQHPPPTTPISISSSGAGSAPPSKPSNAPVGGGNLSSAPPTANFPHVTPNLPPPPALRPLNNASASPPGLGAQPLPGHMPSPHAMGQGMGGLPPGPEKGPTLAPSPHPLPPASSSAPAPMRYPYSSSSTSSAAASSSSSAPAPQYPASQALPSYPHSFPPPAGLSVSNQPPKYTQPSLPSQAVWSQGPPPPPYGRLLGSNNAHPGPYPPSTGGQSAAHPPGQAHHHHQQQQQQQHHGSSGPPPAAYPHPMEGSGSHHAHPYAMSPSLGSLRPYQPGPGPAHLPPPHSQVSYSQAGPSGPPATASATAGATSQGSYPCAHPSPSQGPQGAPYPFPAAPPVTTSSATLSTVIATVASSPAGYKTASPPGAPQYGKRAPSPGYKTATPPGYKPGSPPSFRTGTPPGYRGASPPAGPGTFKPGSPTVGPGPLPPAGPPLPPPAAPAAAPPLNASQIKQEPAEEYEAPESPAPPARSPSPPPKVVDVPSHASQSARFNKHLDRGFNSCARSDLYFVPLEGSKLAKKRADLVEKVRREAEQRAREEKEREREREREKEREREKERELERSVKLAQEGRAPVECPSLGPVPHRPPFEPGSAVATVPPYLGPDTPALRTLSEYARPHVMSPGNRNHPFYVPLGAVDPGLLGYNVPALYSSDPAAREREREARERDLRDRLKPGFEVKPSELEPLHGVPGPGLDPFPRHGGLALQPGPPGLHPFPFHPSLGPLERERLALAAGPALRPDMSYAERLAAERQHAERVAALGNDPLARLQMLNVTPHHHQHSHIHSHLHLHQQDAIHAASASVHPLIDPLASGSHLTRIPYPAGTLPNPLLPHPLHENEVLRHQLFATPYRDLPASLSAPMSAAHQLQAMHAQSAELQRLALEQQQWLHAHHPLHSVPLPAQEDYYRRGARLTSALHLLPSHLKKESDKPL from the exons ATGAAGACACGACAGAATAAAGACTCA ATGTCAATGAGGAGTGGACGGAAGAAAGAGGCCCCTGGGCCCCGGGAAGAACTGAGATCGAGGGGCCGGGCCTCCCCTGGAGGGGTCAGCACATCCAGCAGTGATGGCAAAGCTGAGAAGTCTAGGCAGACGGCCAAG AAGGCCCGAGTAGAGGAAGCCTCCACCCCGAAGGTCAGCAAGCAGGGCCGAAGTGAGGAGATCTCAGAGAGTGAAAGCGAGGAGACCAATGCACCAAAAAAGACCAAAACTGAG CAGGAGCTCCCAAGGCCACAATCACCCTCCGACCTGGACAGCTTAGATGGACGAAGCCTCAATGATGATGGCAGCAGCGACCCTAGGGACATTGACCAGGACAACCGCAGTACATCCCCCAGCATCTACAGCCCTGGAAGCGTGGAGAATGACTCTGACTCGTCCTCTGGGCTATCTCAGGGCCCTGCCCGCCCCTACCACCcacctcctctcttccccccctccccaccaccaccagacaaCACTAACCGCCAACCAGagccggggtttgagccccacccttCTGTGACCACCACTGGATATCATGCTCCCATGGATCCCCCCCCATCTCGAATGTTCCAGGTTCCTCCTGGAGCCCCTCCCACTCACCCGCAGCTGTACCCTgggggtgctggtggtggtggggttttgTCTGGACCCCCCATGGGCCCCAAGGGGGGAGCGGCAGCCTCTTCAGTGGGGGCCCCTGGTGGGGGTAAGCAGCACCCCCCGCCTACCACCCCCATCTCAATATCAAGCTCTGGGGCTGGCAGTGCTCCCCCATCAAAGCCATCCAACGctccagtgggtggtgggaaccTCTCCTCCGCACCCCCAACGGCCAACTTTCCCCACGTGACCCCAAACCTGCCGCCCCCGCCAGCTCTGAGACCCCTGAACAATGCCTCAGCCTCGCCCCCTGGCCTGGGGgctcagcccctccctgggcATATGCCCTCACCCCACGCCATGGGGCAGGGTATGGGCGGACTCCCTCCGGGCCCGGAGAAAGGCCCCACTCTtgctccttcaccccaccccctgcccccggcTTCCTCCTCTGCCCCTGCGCCGATGCGCTACCCTTACTCTTCCTCCAGCACGAGCTCGGCCGCagcctcctcctccagctccgcccccgccccccagtaCCCCGCTTCCCAGGCCCTGCCCAGCTACCCgcactccttccctccccccgccGGCCTCTCCGTCTCCAACCAGCCGCCCAAGTACACGCAGCCTTCTCTGCCCTCCCAGGCCGTGTGGAGCCAGGGCCCCCCGCCGCCCCCCTATGGCCGGCTCTTAGGCAGCAACAACGCCCACCCGGGCCCCTACCCTCCTTCCACGGGGGGCCAGTCGGCGGCGCACCCCCCTGGCCaggctcaccaccaccaccagcagcagcagcagcagcagcaccatgGCAGCTCGGGGCCGCCCCCCGCGGCCTACCCGCACCCCATGGAGGGCAGTGGCTCCCACCACGCGCACCCCTACGCCATGTCGCCCTCCCTGGGCTCCCTGAGGCCCTAccagccggggccggggccggcgcACCTGCCTCCACCTCACAGCCAGGTGTCCTACAGCCAGGCCGGGCCCAGCGGACCCCCAGCCACCGCTTCGGCCACCGCAGGCGCCACCTCCCAGGGCTCCTACCCGTGTGCGCACCCCTCCCCTAGCCAGGGCCCCCAAGGGGCGCCCTACCCCTTCCCAGCGGCGCCCCCGGTCACCACCTCCTCGGCCACCCTCTCCACGGTGATCGCCACGGTGGCCTCCTCGCCCGCGGGCTACAAGACAGCCTCCCCCCCGGGGGCCCCCCAGTACGGGAAGAGAGCCCCGTCCCCGGGCTACAAGACAGCCACCCCGCCGGGGTACAAGCCGGGGTCACCGCCCTCCTTCCGCACCGGGACCCCGCCGGGCTACCGAGGCGCCTCGCCGCCAGCGGGCCCGGGGACTTTCAAGCCGGGCTCGCCCACCGTGGGGCCGGGGCCGCTGCCGCCCGCGGGGCCCCCCCTGCCGCCGCCTGCGGCCCCCGCGGCCGCGCCGCCCCTCAACGCCTCGCAGATCAAACAGGAGCCGGCCGAGGAGTACGAGGCCCCCGAGAGCCCGGCGCCCCCCGCACGCAGCCCGTCGCCGCCGCCCAAGGTGGTGGACGTGCCGAGCCACGCCAGCCAGTCGGCCAG GTTCAACAAACACCTGGACCGCGGTTTCAACTCGTGCGCGCGCAGCGACCTGTACTTCGTGCCGCTAGAGGGCTCCAAGCTGGCCAAGAAGCGGGCCGACCTGGTGGAGAAGGTGCGGCGCGAGGCCGAACAGCGCGCGCGCGAGGAGAAGGAACGCGAGCGCGAGCGGGAACGCGAGAAGGAGCGCGAGCGCGAGAAGGAGCGCGAGCTGGAACGCAGCGTG AAGTTGGCTCAGGAGGGCCGTGCCCCCGTGGAATGTCCATCTCTCGGCCCAGTGCCCCATCGGCCTCCATTTGAGCCGGGCAGCGCGGTGGCCACGGTGCCGCCCTACCTGGGCCCCGACACCCCGGCCCTGCGCACGCTCAGCGAGTACGCGCGGCCCCACGTCATGTCTCCGGGCAACCGCAACCATCCCTTCTACGTGCCCCTGGGGGCAGTGGACCCGGGGCTCCTGGGCTACAACGTGCCGGCCCTGTACAGCAGTGACCCTGCAGCCCGCGAGAGGGAGCGGGAGGCCCGCGAGCGAGATCTCCGAGACCGCCTCAAGCCTGGCTTCGAGGTGAAGCCCAGTGAGCTGGAGCCCCTCCACGGGGTCCCGGGGCCAGGCCTGGATCCCTTCCCTCGGCACGGGGGCTTGGCGCTGCAGCCCGGCCCGCCCGGCCTGCACCCCTTCCCCTTTCATCCGAGCCTGGGGCCCCTGGAGAGAGAGCGGCTGGCGCTGGCTGCCGGGCCTGCCCTGCGGCCTGACATGTCTTACGCTGAGCGCCTGGCTGCCGAGAGACAGCACGCCGAAAGGGTGGCGGCCCTAGGCAATGACCCACTGGCTCGGCTGCAGATGCTCAACGTGACCCCCCATCACCACCAGCACTCCCACATCCACTCTCACCTGCACCTCCACCAGCAGGATGCCATCCACGCAG cCTCTGCCTCGGTGCACCCTCTCATTGACCCCCTGGCCTCAGGGTCTCACCTTACCCGGATCCCCTACCCAGCTGGGaccctccccaacccccttctTCCTCACCCTCTGCACGAGAATGAAGTTCTTCGTCACCAGCTCTTTG CCACTCCTTACCGGGACCTGCCGGCCTCCCTCTCTGCCCCAATGTCTGCTGCCCACCAGCTGCAGGCCATGCACGCGCAGTCGGCTGAGCTGCAGCGCCTGGcgctggagcagcagcagtggCTGCACGCCCACCACCCTCTGCACAGCGTGCCGCTGCCTGCCCAGGAGGACTACTATAG GAGAGGGGCCCGCCTCACCTCTGCTCTGCACCTCCTCCCCAGTCACCTGAAAAAGGAGAGCGACAAGCCGCTGTAG
- the ATN1 gene encoding atrophin-1 isoform X2, whose amino-acid sequence MKTRQNKDSMSMRSGRKKEAPGPREELRSRGRASPGGVSTSSSDGKAEKSRQTAKKARVEEASTPKVSKQGRSEEISESESEETNAPKKTKTEELPRPQSPSDLDSLDGRSLNDDGSSDPRDIDQDNRSTSPSIYSPGSVENDSDSSSGLSQGPARPYHPPPLFPPSPPPPDNTNRQPEPGFEPHPSVTTTGYHAPMDPPPSRMFQVPPGAPPTHPQLYPGGAGGGGVLSGPPMGPKGGAAASSVGAPGGGKQHPPPTTPISISSSGAGSAPPSKPSNAPVGGGNLSSAPPTANFPHVTPNLPPPPALRPLNNASASPPGLGAQPLPGHMPSPHAMGQGMGGLPPGPEKGPTLAPSPHPLPPASSSAPAPMRYPYSSSSTSSAAASSSSSAPAPQYPASQALPSYPHSFPPPAGLSVSNQPPKYTQPSLPSQAVWSQGPPPPPYGRLLGSNNAHPGPYPPSTGGQSAAHPPGQAHHHHQQQQQQQHHGSSGPPPAAYPHPMEGSGSHHAHPYAMSPSLGSLRPYQPGPGPAHLPPPHSQVSYSQAGPSGPPATASATAGATSQGSYPCAHPSPSQGPQGAPYPFPAAPPVTTSSATLSTVIATVASSPAGYKTASPPGAPQYGKRAPSPGYKTATPPGYKPGSPPSFRTGTPPGYRGASPPAGPGTFKPGSPTVGPGPLPPAGPPLPPPAAPAAAPPLNASQIKQEPAEEYEAPESPAPPARSPSPPPKVVDVPSHASQSARFNKHLDRGFNSCARSDLYFVPLEGSKLAKKRADLVEKVRREAEQRAREEKEREREREREKEREREKERELERSVKLAQEGRAPVECPSLGPVPHRPPFEPGSAVATVPPYLGPDTPALRTLSEYARPHVMSPGNRNHPFYVPLGAVDPGLLGYNVPALYSSDPAAREREREARERDLRDRLKPGFEVKPSELEPLHGVPGPGLDPFPRHGGLALQPGPPGLHPFPFHPSLGPLERERLALAAGPALRPDMSYAERLAAERQHAERVAALGNDPLARLQMLNVTPHHHQHSHIHSHLHLHQQDAIHAASASVHPLIDPLASGSHLTRIPYPAGTLPNPLLPHPLHENEVLRHQLFATPYRDLPASLSAPMSAAHQLQAMHAQSAELQRLALEQQQWLHAHHPLHSVPLPAQEDYYRRGARLTSALHLLPSHLKKESDKPL is encoded by the exons ATGAAGACACGACAGAATAAAGACTCA ATGTCAATGAGGAGTGGACGGAAGAAAGAGGCCCCTGGGCCCCGGGAAGAACTGAGATCGAGGGGCCGGGCCTCCCCTGGAGGGGTCAGCACATCCAGCAGTGATGGCAAAGCTGAGAAGTCTAGGCAGACGGCCAAG AAGGCCCGAGTAGAGGAAGCCTCCACCCCGAAGGTCAGCAAGCAGGGCCGAAGTGAGGAGATCTCAGAGAGTGAAAGCGAGGAGACCAATGCACCAAAAAAGACCAAAACTGAG GAGCTCCCAAGGCCACAATCACCCTCCGACCTGGACAGCTTAGATGGACGAAGCCTCAATGATGATGGCAGCAGCGACCCTAGGGACATTGACCAGGACAACCGCAGTACATCCCCCAGCATCTACAGCCCTGGAAGCGTGGAGAATGACTCTGACTCGTCCTCTGGGCTATCTCAGGGCCCTGCCCGCCCCTACCACCcacctcctctcttccccccctccccaccaccaccagacaaCACTAACCGCCAACCAGagccggggtttgagccccacccttCTGTGACCACCACTGGATATCATGCTCCCATGGATCCCCCCCCATCTCGAATGTTCCAGGTTCCTCCTGGAGCCCCTCCCACTCACCCGCAGCTGTACCCTgggggtgctggtggtggtggggttttgTCTGGACCCCCCATGGGCCCCAAGGGGGGAGCGGCAGCCTCTTCAGTGGGGGCCCCTGGTGGGGGTAAGCAGCACCCCCCGCCTACCACCCCCATCTCAATATCAAGCTCTGGGGCTGGCAGTGCTCCCCCATCAAAGCCATCCAACGctccagtgggtggtgggaaccTCTCCTCCGCACCCCCAACGGCCAACTTTCCCCACGTGACCCCAAACCTGCCGCCCCCGCCAGCTCTGAGACCCCTGAACAATGCCTCAGCCTCGCCCCCTGGCCTGGGGgctcagcccctccctgggcATATGCCCTCACCCCACGCCATGGGGCAGGGTATGGGCGGACTCCCTCCGGGCCCGGAGAAAGGCCCCACTCTtgctccttcaccccaccccctgcccccggcTTCCTCCTCTGCCCCTGCGCCGATGCGCTACCCTTACTCTTCCTCCAGCACGAGCTCGGCCGCagcctcctcctccagctccgcccccgccccccagtaCCCCGCTTCCCAGGCCCTGCCCAGCTACCCgcactccttccctccccccgccGGCCTCTCCGTCTCCAACCAGCCGCCCAAGTACACGCAGCCTTCTCTGCCCTCCCAGGCCGTGTGGAGCCAGGGCCCCCCGCCGCCCCCCTATGGCCGGCTCTTAGGCAGCAACAACGCCCACCCGGGCCCCTACCCTCCTTCCACGGGGGGCCAGTCGGCGGCGCACCCCCCTGGCCaggctcaccaccaccaccagcagcagcagcagcagcagcaccatgGCAGCTCGGGGCCGCCCCCCGCGGCCTACCCGCACCCCATGGAGGGCAGTGGCTCCCACCACGCGCACCCCTACGCCATGTCGCCCTCCCTGGGCTCCCTGAGGCCCTAccagccggggccggggccggcgcACCTGCCTCCACCTCACAGCCAGGTGTCCTACAGCCAGGCCGGGCCCAGCGGACCCCCAGCCACCGCTTCGGCCACCGCAGGCGCCACCTCCCAGGGCTCCTACCCGTGTGCGCACCCCTCCCCTAGCCAGGGCCCCCAAGGGGCGCCCTACCCCTTCCCAGCGGCGCCCCCGGTCACCACCTCCTCGGCCACCCTCTCCACGGTGATCGCCACGGTGGCCTCCTCGCCCGCGGGCTACAAGACAGCCTCCCCCCCGGGGGCCCCCCAGTACGGGAAGAGAGCCCCGTCCCCGGGCTACAAGACAGCCACCCCGCCGGGGTACAAGCCGGGGTCACCGCCCTCCTTCCGCACCGGGACCCCGCCGGGCTACCGAGGCGCCTCGCCGCCAGCGGGCCCGGGGACTTTCAAGCCGGGCTCGCCCACCGTGGGGCCGGGGCCGCTGCCGCCCGCGGGGCCCCCCCTGCCGCCGCCTGCGGCCCCCGCGGCCGCGCCGCCCCTCAACGCCTCGCAGATCAAACAGGAGCCGGCCGAGGAGTACGAGGCCCCCGAGAGCCCGGCGCCCCCCGCACGCAGCCCGTCGCCGCCGCCCAAGGTGGTGGACGTGCCGAGCCACGCCAGCCAGTCGGCCAG GTTCAACAAACACCTGGACCGCGGTTTCAACTCGTGCGCGCGCAGCGACCTGTACTTCGTGCCGCTAGAGGGCTCCAAGCTGGCCAAGAAGCGGGCCGACCTGGTGGAGAAGGTGCGGCGCGAGGCCGAACAGCGCGCGCGCGAGGAGAAGGAACGCGAGCGCGAGCGGGAACGCGAGAAGGAGCGCGAGCGCGAGAAGGAGCGCGAGCTGGAACGCAGCGTG AAGTTGGCTCAGGAGGGCCGTGCCCCCGTGGAATGTCCATCTCTCGGCCCAGTGCCCCATCGGCCTCCATTTGAGCCGGGCAGCGCGGTGGCCACGGTGCCGCCCTACCTGGGCCCCGACACCCCGGCCCTGCGCACGCTCAGCGAGTACGCGCGGCCCCACGTCATGTCTCCGGGCAACCGCAACCATCCCTTCTACGTGCCCCTGGGGGCAGTGGACCCGGGGCTCCTGGGCTACAACGTGCCGGCCCTGTACAGCAGTGACCCTGCAGCCCGCGAGAGGGAGCGGGAGGCCCGCGAGCGAGATCTCCGAGACCGCCTCAAGCCTGGCTTCGAGGTGAAGCCCAGTGAGCTGGAGCCCCTCCACGGGGTCCCGGGGCCAGGCCTGGATCCCTTCCCTCGGCACGGGGGCTTGGCGCTGCAGCCCGGCCCGCCCGGCCTGCACCCCTTCCCCTTTCATCCGAGCCTGGGGCCCCTGGAGAGAGAGCGGCTGGCGCTGGCTGCCGGGCCTGCCCTGCGGCCTGACATGTCTTACGCTGAGCGCCTGGCTGCCGAGAGACAGCACGCCGAAAGGGTGGCGGCCCTAGGCAATGACCCACTGGCTCGGCTGCAGATGCTCAACGTGACCCCCCATCACCACCAGCACTCCCACATCCACTCTCACCTGCACCTCCACCAGCAGGATGCCATCCACGCAG cCTCTGCCTCGGTGCACCCTCTCATTGACCCCCTGGCCTCAGGGTCTCACCTTACCCGGATCCCCTACCCAGCTGGGaccctccccaacccccttctTCCTCACCCTCTGCACGAGAATGAAGTTCTTCGTCACCAGCTCTTTG CCACTCCTTACCGGGACCTGCCGGCCTCCCTCTCTGCCCCAATGTCTGCTGCCCACCAGCTGCAGGCCATGCACGCGCAGTCGGCTGAGCTGCAGCGCCTGGcgctggagcagcagcagtggCTGCACGCCCACCACCCTCTGCACAGCGTGCCGCTGCCTGCCCAGGAGGACTACTATAG GAGAGGGGCCCGCCTCACCTCTGCTCTGCACCTCCTCCCCAGTCACCTGAAAAAGGAGAGCGACAAGCCGCTGTAG
- the ATN1 gene encoding atrophin-1 isoform X4, with product MKTRQNKDSMSMRSGRKKEAPGPREELRSRGRASPGGVSTSSSDGKAEKSRQTAKKARVEEASTPKVSKQGRSEEISESESEETNAPKKTKTEELPRPQSPSDLDSLDGRSLNDDGSSDPRDIDQDNRSTSPSIYSPGSVENDSDSSSGLSQGPARPYHPPPLFPPSPPPPDNTNRQPEPGFEPHPSVTTTGYHAPMDPPPSRMFQVPPGAPPTHPQLYPGGAGGGGVLSGPPMGPKGGAAASSVGAPGGGKQHPPPTTPISISSSGAGSAPPSKPSNAPVGGGNLSSAPPTANFPHVTPNLPPPPALRPLNNASASPPGLGAQPLPGHMPSPHAMGQGMGGLPPGPEKGPTLAPSPHPLPPASSSAPAPMRYPYSSSSTSSAAASSSSSAPAPQYPASQALPSYPHSFPPPAGLSVSNQPPKYTQPSLPSQAVWSQGPPPPPYGRLLGSNNAHPGPYPPSTGGQSAAHPPGQAHHHHQQQQQQQHHGSSGPPPAAYPHPMEGSGSHHAHPYAMSPSLGSLRPYQPGPGPAHLPPPHSQVSYSQAGPSGPPATASATAGATSQGSYPCAHPSPSQGPQGAPYPFPAAPPVTTSSATLSTVIATVASSPAGYKTASPPGAPQYGKRAPSPGYKTATPPGYKPGSPPSFRTGTPPGYRGASPPAGPGTFKPGSPTVGPGPLPPAGPPLPPPAAPAAAPPLNASQIKQEPAEEYEAPESPAPPARSPSPPPKVVDVPSHASQSARFNKHLDRGFNSCARSDLYFVPLEGSKLAKKRADLVEKVRREAEQRAREEKEREREREREKEREREKERELERSVKLAQEGRAPVECPSLGPVPHRPPFEPGSAVATVPPYLGPDTPALRTLSEYARPHVMSPGNRNHPFYVPLGAVDPGLLGYNVPALYSSDPAAREREREARERDLRDRLKPGFEVKPSELEPLHGVPGPGLDPFPRHGGLALQPGPPGLHPFPFHPSLGPLERERLALAAGPALRPDMSYAERLAAERQHAERVAALGNDPLARLQMLNVTPHHHQHSHIHSHLHLHQQDAIHAASASVHPLIDPLASGSHLTRIPYPAGTLPNPLLPHPLHENEVLRHQLFATPYRDLPASLSAPMSAAHQLQAMHAQSAELQRLALEQQQWLHAHHPLHSVPLPAQEDYYSHLKKESDKPL from the exons ATGAAGACACGACAGAATAAAGACTCA ATGTCAATGAGGAGTGGACGGAAGAAAGAGGCCCCTGGGCCCCGGGAAGAACTGAGATCGAGGGGCCGGGCCTCCCCTGGAGGGGTCAGCACATCCAGCAGTGATGGCAAAGCTGAGAAGTCTAGGCAGACGGCCAAG AAGGCCCGAGTAGAGGAAGCCTCCACCCCGAAGGTCAGCAAGCAGGGCCGAAGTGAGGAGATCTCAGAGAGTGAAAGCGAGGAGACCAATGCACCAAAAAAGACCAAAACTGAG GAGCTCCCAAGGCCACAATCACCCTCCGACCTGGACAGCTTAGATGGACGAAGCCTCAATGATGATGGCAGCAGCGACCCTAGGGACATTGACCAGGACAACCGCAGTACATCCCCCAGCATCTACAGCCCTGGAAGCGTGGAGAATGACTCTGACTCGTCCTCTGGGCTATCTCAGGGCCCTGCCCGCCCCTACCACCcacctcctctcttccccccctccccaccaccaccagacaaCACTAACCGCCAACCAGagccggggtttgagccccacccttCTGTGACCACCACTGGATATCATGCTCCCATGGATCCCCCCCCATCTCGAATGTTCCAGGTTCCTCCTGGAGCCCCTCCCACTCACCCGCAGCTGTACCCTgggggtgctggtggtggtggggttttgTCTGGACCCCCCATGGGCCCCAAGGGGGGAGCGGCAGCCTCTTCAGTGGGGGCCCCTGGTGGGGGTAAGCAGCACCCCCCGCCTACCACCCCCATCTCAATATCAAGCTCTGGGGCTGGCAGTGCTCCCCCATCAAAGCCATCCAACGctccagtgggtggtgggaaccTCTCCTCCGCACCCCCAACGGCCAACTTTCCCCACGTGACCCCAAACCTGCCGCCCCCGCCAGCTCTGAGACCCCTGAACAATGCCTCAGCCTCGCCCCCTGGCCTGGGGgctcagcccctccctgggcATATGCCCTCACCCCACGCCATGGGGCAGGGTATGGGCGGACTCCCTCCGGGCCCGGAGAAAGGCCCCACTCTtgctccttcaccccaccccctgcccccggcTTCCTCCTCTGCCCCTGCGCCGATGCGCTACCCTTACTCTTCCTCCAGCACGAGCTCGGCCGCagcctcctcctccagctccgcccccgccccccagtaCCCCGCTTCCCAGGCCCTGCCCAGCTACCCgcactccttccctccccccgccGGCCTCTCCGTCTCCAACCAGCCGCCCAAGTACACGCAGCCTTCTCTGCCCTCCCAGGCCGTGTGGAGCCAGGGCCCCCCGCCGCCCCCCTATGGCCGGCTCTTAGGCAGCAACAACGCCCACCCGGGCCCCTACCCTCCTTCCACGGGGGGCCAGTCGGCGGCGCACCCCCCTGGCCaggctcaccaccaccaccagcagcagcagcagcagcagcaccatgGCAGCTCGGGGCCGCCCCCCGCGGCCTACCCGCACCCCATGGAGGGCAGTGGCTCCCACCACGCGCACCCCTACGCCATGTCGCCCTCCCTGGGCTCCCTGAGGCCCTAccagccggggccggggccggcgcACCTGCCTCCACCTCACAGCCAGGTGTCCTACAGCCAGGCCGGGCCCAGCGGACCCCCAGCCACCGCTTCGGCCACCGCAGGCGCCACCTCCCAGGGCTCCTACCCGTGTGCGCACCCCTCCCCTAGCCAGGGCCCCCAAGGGGCGCCCTACCCCTTCCCAGCGGCGCCCCCGGTCACCACCTCCTCGGCCACCCTCTCCACGGTGATCGCCACGGTGGCCTCCTCGCCCGCGGGCTACAAGACAGCCTCCCCCCCGGGGGCCCCCCAGTACGGGAAGAGAGCCCCGTCCCCGGGCTACAAGACAGCCACCCCGCCGGGGTACAAGCCGGGGTCACCGCCCTCCTTCCGCACCGGGACCCCGCCGGGCTACCGAGGCGCCTCGCCGCCAGCGGGCCCGGGGACTTTCAAGCCGGGCTCGCCCACCGTGGGGCCGGGGCCGCTGCCGCCCGCGGGGCCCCCCCTGCCGCCGCCTGCGGCCCCCGCGGCCGCGCCGCCCCTCAACGCCTCGCAGATCAAACAGGAGCCGGCCGAGGAGTACGAGGCCCCCGAGAGCCCGGCGCCCCCCGCACGCAGCCCGTCGCCGCCGCCCAAGGTGGTGGACGTGCCGAGCCACGCCAGCCAGTCGGCCAG GTTCAACAAACACCTGGACCGCGGTTTCAACTCGTGCGCGCGCAGCGACCTGTACTTCGTGCCGCTAGAGGGCTCCAAGCTGGCCAAGAAGCGGGCCGACCTGGTGGAGAAGGTGCGGCGCGAGGCCGAACAGCGCGCGCGCGAGGAGAAGGAACGCGAGCGCGAGCGGGAACGCGAGAAGGAGCGCGAGCGCGAGAAGGAGCGCGAGCTGGAACGCAGCGTG AAGTTGGCTCAGGAGGGCCGTGCCCCCGTGGAATGTCCATCTCTCGGCCCAGTGCCCCATCGGCCTCCATTTGAGCCGGGCAGCGCGGTGGCCACGGTGCCGCCCTACCTGGGCCCCGACACCCCGGCCCTGCGCACGCTCAGCGAGTACGCGCGGCCCCACGTCATGTCTCCGGGCAACCGCAACCATCCCTTCTACGTGCCCCTGGGGGCAGTGGACCCGGGGCTCCTGGGCTACAACGTGCCGGCCCTGTACAGCAGTGACCCTGCAGCCCGCGAGAGGGAGCGGGAGGCCCGCGAGCGAGATCTCCGAGACCGCCTCAAGCCTGGCTTCGAGGTGAAGCCCAGTGAGCTGGAGCCCCTCCACGGGGTCCCGGGGCCAGGCCTGGATCCCTTCCCTCGGCACGGGGGCTTGGCGCTGCAGCCCGGCCCGCCCGGCCTGCACCCCTTCCCCTTTCATCCGAGCCTGGGGCCCCTGGAGAGAGAGCGGCTGGCGCTGGCTGCCGGGCCTGCCCTGCGGCCTGACATGTCTTACGCTGAGCGCCTGGCTGCCGAGAGACAGCACGCCGAAAGGGTGGCGGCCCTAGGCAATGACCCACTGGCTCGGCTGCAGATGCTCAACGTGACCCCCCATCACCACCAGCACTCCCACATCCACTCTCACCTGCACCTCCACCAGCAGGATGCCATCCACGCAG cCTCTGCCTCGGTGCACCCTCTCATTGACCCCCTGGCCTCAGGGTCTCACCTTACCCGGATCCCCTACCCAGCTGGGaccctccccaacccccttctTCCTCACCCTCTGCACGAGAATGAAGTTCTTCGTCACCAGCTCTTTG CCACTCCTTACCGGGACCTGCCGGCCTCCCTCTCTGCCCCAATGTCTGCTGCCCACCAGCTGCAGGCCATGCACGCGCAGTCGGCTGAGCTGCAGCGCCTGGcgctggagcagcagcagtggCTGCACGCCCACCACCCTCTGCACAGCGTGCCGCTGCCTGCCCAGGAGGACTACTATAG TCACCTGAAAAAGGAGAGCGACAAGCCGCTGTAG